A genomic window from Gymnodinialimonas ceratoperidinii includes:
- a CDS encoding NADH-quinone oxidoreductase subunit C, whose amino-acid sequence MTAALQELAEFLTEKRADDVVSTDINAVGELSVTVIAANLVDFIDFLKTERTCRFSTLIDITAVDYPSRDRRFDVVYHFLSMYQNHRIRVKVAIREEDTLASISSVHPGAGWYEREIYDMFGILFTGHADLRRLLTDYGFRGHPLRKDFPTTGYTEVRYDEELKRVVYEPVSLVQEYRQFDFMSPWEGAHYVLPGDEKAEDEKSGEKA is encoded by the coding sequence ATGACCGCAGCTTTGCAAGAACTGGCCGAATTCCTCACCGAGAAGCGTGCCGACGACGTGGTGTCGACCGACATCAACGCCGTGGGTGAATTGAGCGTGACGGTGATCGCCGCCAATCTGGTCGACTTCATCGACTTCCTGAAGACCGAGCGCACCTGCCGTTTCTCGACCCTGATCGACATCACGGCCGTGGACTACCCGAGCCGCGACCGCCGCTTCGACGTCGTCTACCACTTCCTGAGCATGTACCAGAACCACCGCATCCGGGTGAAAGTGGCGATCCGGGAAGAAGATACGCTGGCCTCGATCTCCTCCGTGCATCCGGGCGCCGGCTGGTACGAGCGCGAGATTTACGACATGTTCGGCATCCTGTTCACCGGCCACGCCGACCTGCGCCGGCTGCTCACGGACTACGGCTTCCGCGGCCATCCGCTGCGCAAGGATTTCCCCACCACGGGTTACACCGAGGTGCGCTACGACGAGGAACTAAAGCGCGTGGTCTACGAGCCGGTGAGCCTCGTTCAGGAATACCGCCAGTTCGATTTCATGTCCCCCTGGGAAGGTGCGCACTACGTGCTGCCGGGAGACGAGAAGGCAGAAGATGAGAAGTCGGGGGAGAAGGCATGA
- a CDS encoding NADH-quinone oxidoreductase subunit D, whose product MMDGDIRGNTYDDGSSDFETGEQKIRNFNLNFGPQHPAAHGVLRLVLELDGEICERCDPHIGLLHRGTEKLMESRTYLQNLPYFDRLDYVGTMNQEHAWCLAIERLTGTEVPRRAQLIRVLYCEIGRILNHLLNVTTQALDVGALTPPLWGFEEREKLMIFYERASGARLHAAYFRPGGVHQDLPPDLIEDIDAWAHEFPNMLDDIDGLLSENRIFKQRNVDIGVVTEEDIQNWGFSGVMVRGSGFAWDLRRAQPYECYDEFDFQIPVGKNGDCYDRYLCRMAEMRESTKIIHQALEKLRNEPGPVIARGKMTPPTRGDMKTSMEALIHHFKLYTEGFHVPEGEIYASVEAPKGEFGVYLVADGTNKPYRAKLRAPGFAHLQAMDYLCKGHQLADVSAILGSLDIVFGEVDR is encoded by the coding sequence ATGATGGACGGCGATATCCGTGGGAACACCTACGACGACGGCTCCTCTGACTTCGAGACCGGCGAGCAGAAGATCCGCAACTTCAACCTGAACTTCGGCCCGCAGCACCCTGCCGCCCACGGCGTTTTGCGGCTGGTTCTGGAGCTCGACGGCGAGATTTGCGAGCGCTGCGATCCGCATATCGGCCTGCTCCACCGCGGTACCGAAAAGCTGATGGAGAGCCGGACCTACCTGCAGAACCTGCCCTATTTCGACCGGCTCGATTACGTCGGCACGATGAACCAGGAGCATGCCTGGTGCCTCGCGATCGAGCGGCTGACCGGCACCGAGGTGCCGCGCCGGGCGCAGTTGATCCGGGTGCTCTACTGCGAGATCGGGCGGATCCTGAACCACCTTTTGAACGTGACGACTCAGGCTCTGGACGTGGGCGCGCTGACGCCGCCGCTCTGGGGCTTCGAGGAGCGTGAAAAGCTGATGATCTTCTACGAGCGGGCCTCGGGGGCCCGCCTGCACGCGGCCTATTTCCGGCCCGGCGGCGTCCATCAGGACCTGCCGCCCGACTTGATCGAAGACATCGACGCATGGGCGCACGAATTCCCGAACATGCTCGACGACATCGACGGGCTCCTGTCGGAGAACCGGATCTTCAAGCAGCGCAACGTCGATATCGGCGTGGTGACGGAAGAGGATATCCAGAACTGGGGTTTCTCGGGTGTGATGGTCCGTGGGTCGGGCTTTGCCTGGGACCTGCGCCGTGCGCAGCCCTATGAATGCTACGACGAGTTCGACTTCCAGATCCCCGTGGGCAAGAACGGCGACTGCTACGACCGCTACCTCTGCCGCATGGCCGAGATGCGCGAATCGACGAAGATCATCCATCAGGCGCTCGAGAAGCTCCGTAACGAGCCGGGTCCGGTCATCGCGCGGGGCAAGATGACACCTCCGACGCGGGGCGACATGAAGACCTCGATGGAAGCGCTGATCCATCACTTCAAGCTCTACACCGAGGGCTTCCACGTGCCCGAGGGCGAGATCTATGCCAGCGTCGAGGCGCCCAAGGGCGAGTTCGGCGTCTACCTCGTGGCGGATGGCACCAACAAGCCGTACCGCGCCAAGCTGCGCGCGCCGGGCTTCGCACATCTTCAGGCGATGGATTATCTCTGCAAGGGTCACCAGTTGGCCGATGTTTCTGCCATTCTGGGTTCGCTCGATATCGTGTTCGGCGAAGTCGACCGCTGA
- a CDS encoding NADH-quinone oxidoreductase subunit A has product MSELLTEYAPILIFLGLAIGLSLVLILAAVVVAVSNPDPEKVSAYECGFNAFDDARMKFDVRFYLVAILFIIFDLEIAFLFPWATAFPVLSDVGFWSMMVFLGVLTIGFAYEWKKGALDWE; this is encoded by the coding sequence ATGTCCGAGCTGTTGACTGAATATGCCCCGATCCTGATTTTCCTCGGGCTGGCCATCGGCCTGTCGCTGGTGCTGATCCTCGCCGCCGTGGTCGTGGCGGTCAGCAACCCCGACCCGGAAAAGGTCAGCGCCTACGAGTGCGGCTTCAACGCCTTCGACGACGCGCGGATGAAGTTCGACGTGCGTTTCTACCTCGTCGCGATTCTCTTCATCATCTTCGATCTCGAGATCGCCTTCCTCTTCCCCTGGGCCACGGCCTTCCCGGTGCTGAGCGATGTGGGTTTCTGGTCGATGATGGTCTTCCTCGGCGTCCTGACCATCGGTTTCGCCTACGAATGGAAGAAGGGCGCGCTGGACTGGGAGTGA
- a CDS encoding SRPBCC family protein, whose translation MTDVVTLERVLPASAAQVFAKITTPDQMVRWWGHADMTVPKHDLDFSRPGPWYAVMEQPDGTQLMVSGTVTEVDPPRFIAFTWGWHEGGPGGPRGTETNVTIEISAAGEDRATMILRHFDLGTDDARAGHARGWLAIFDKLERGLA comes from the coding sequence ATGACCGATGTCGTCACCCTCGAACGCGTCCTGCCCGCCTCGGCGGCACAGGTCTTCGCGAAGATTACCACCCCGGACCAGATGGTGCGCTGGTGGGGACATGCCGACATGACCGTGCCCAAGCATGACCTGGACTTTTCGCGCCCCGGCCCATGGTACGCCGTGATGGAACAGCCCGACGGGACGCAACTCATGGTGTCCGGCACGGTGACCGAGGTCGACCCGCCGCGCTTCATCGCCTTTACCTGGGGCTGGCACGAGGGCGGTCCCGGCGGCCCTCGCGGCACGGAAACCAACGTCACGATCGAGATCAGCGCCGCAGGCGAGGATCGCGCGACCATGATCTTGCGCCACTTCGATCTGGGAACCGATGACGCCCGCGCCGGACACGCGCGCGGATGGCTCGCGATCTTCGACAAACTGGAGAGAGGGTTGGCCTGA
- a CDS encoding ArsR/SmtB family transcription factor, which produces MSMLPAIFAALSDPVRLEITEKLMRDGETTAGEISAMFDISGPAISRHLSVLRKAGLIDREVAGKHRIYSVRAEAIQKVSDWTLNHRAFWEASLDRLDAELRADKEKDA; this is translated from the coding sequence ATGAGTATGCTGCCCGCCATCTTCGCCGCCCTCAGCGATCCGGTCCGACTGGAGATCACCGAGAAGCTCATGCGTGACGGGGAAACCACCGCAGGAGAGATCAGCGCCATGTTCGATATCTCCGGCCCCGCGATCTCGCGCCACCTGTCGGTGCTGCGCAAGGCTGGCCTGATCGACCGCGAGGTTGCGGGCAAGCATCGCATCTATTCGGTCCGGGCCGAGGCGATCCAGAAGGTCTCGGACTGGACCCTGAACCACCGCGCGTTCTGGGAGGCGAGCCTCGACCGGCTGGACGCCGAACTGCGTGCCGACAAGGAAAAGGACGCATAA
- a CDS encoding NuoB/complex I 20 kDa subunit family protein, whose amino-acid sequence MGVATTPNHAGADREVATQALNAELQDKGFLVTSSEDIINWARTGSLHWMTFGLACCAVEMMHTSMPRYDAERFGIAPRASPRQSDVMIVAGTLTNKMAPALRKVYDQMPEPRYVISMGSCANGGGYYHYSYSVVRGCDRIVPVDIYVPGCPPTAEALLYGILQLQRKIRRTGTIAR is encoded by the coding sequence ATGGGCGTAGCAACCACTCCGAACCATGCCGGTGCTGACCGCGAGGTCGCCACGCAGGCCCTGAACGCAGAGCTTCAGGACAAGGGTTTCCTCGTCACGTCGTCCGAGGACATCATCAACTGGGCGCGTACCGGATCGCTGCACTGGATGACCTTCGGTCTGGCCTGTTGCGCGGTGGAGATGATGCACACCTCGATGCCGCGCTACGATGCCGAGCGTTTCGGGATCGCGCCGCGCGCCTCTCCTCGCCAGTCCGACGTGATGATCGTGGCCGGCACGCTGACCAACAAGATGGCGCCCGCGCTGCGCAAGGTCTACGACCAGATGCCCGAGCCGCGTTACGTGATCTCGATGGGCTCCTGCGCCAACGGCGGTGGCTATTACCACTACAGCTACAGCGTCGTGCGCGGCTGCGACCGGATCGTGCCCGTGGACATCTACGTGCCCGGCTGCCCGCCGACGGCCGAGGCGCTGCTCTACGGCATTTTGCAGTTGCAGCGGAAGATCCGCCGCACTGGCACCATCGCACGCTGA
- a CDS encoding YciI family protein — protein MPEYLFAYHGGGMPETPEEGEKMMEAWNTWYGNMGDAVVNPGAPVGMSKTVAKGGVSDDGGANPMSGFTVVRAESIEAACDMAKGCPMVSDGSGSVEVAEVMEM, from the coding sequence ATGCCTGAGTATCTGTTTGCCTATCACGGGGGCGGCATGCCCGAGACGCCGGAAGAAGGCGAGAAGATGATGGAAGCCTGGAACACCTGGTACGGAAACATGGGGGATGCCGTCGTGAACCCCGGCGCGCCCGTTGGCATGTCGAAGACAGTCGCCAAGGGCGGCGTCAGCGATGATGGCGGTGCCAACCCGATGTCCGGCTTTACCGTCGTGCGTGCGGAGTCGATCGAAGCCGCCTGCGACATGGCCAAGGGGTGCCCGATGGTCAGCGATGGCTCCGGATCGGTCGAAGTGGCCGAAGTGATGGAAATGTAG